One Eremothecium cymbalariae DBVPG#7215 chromosome 2, complete sequence DNA window includes the following coding sequences:
- the CWP1 gene encoding Cwp1p (similar to Ashbya gossypii ABR026C): MRITSGSILCIGALLKSVMGDSESFGLLMIHSGSRFQYASVYAEDKDLFVGSSSKSLSGVVTDAGKLLLSDGTYAVVEEDGDVEEGSEQEGSVGFTIVGGHLRYLNQELFSAAPKGNNKFALAYNTSIDGSVDVAVRAQSTNGTAPDFIPGSTGSNSTTTFSSTASVGTTSVPAPGVNTTVGVHTTVTKTITSCNDSGKCTKIETTYPTTVPVITTEPSSAPASSAPTSSGSHSSSAPASSASSTSSVPVQTVNGAARVIAGLGSGAMFALALLL; encoded by the coding sequence ATGAGAATAACTAGTGGAAGTATTTTATGCATTGGTGCGTTATTGAAGTCAGTTATGGGCGATTCTGAATCGTTTgggttgttgatgattcATTCTGGTTCGCGTTTCCAGTATGCTTCTGTGTATGCTGAAGATAAAGATTTGTTCGTTGGTTCTAGTTCGAAGTCTTTGTCAGGTGTTGTTACAGATGCCGGtaagttgttgttgtccGACGGTACGTATGCGGTTGTAGAGGAAGATGGCGACGTGGAGGAGGGTTCCGAGCAGGAAGGCTCTGTTGGGTTTACTATCGTTGGAGGACACCTCCGATACCTGAATCAAGAGCTTTTCAGTGCTGCTCCTAAGGGGAATAACAAGTTTGCTTTGGCTTACAACACGTCGATTGATGGATCTGTTGATGTTGCTGTCCGTGCTCAGTCTACTAATGGTACCGCTCCTGATTTCATTCCAGGTTCTACGGGCTCCAACTCGACTACTACTTTTAGCAGCACAGCGTCCGTGGGTACTACCTCTGTTCCAGCTCCAGGTGTGAACACCACTGTGGGTGTGCACACTACCGTTACAAAGACCATTACTTCCTGCAACGACAGTGGGAAATGTACCAAAATCGAGACAACCTACCCAACCACCGTTCCAGTTATCACCACTGAACCATCGAGCGCTCCAGCATCCAGTGCTCCAACATCCAGTGGCAGCCATTCGTCGTCCGCGCCAGCTAGTTCGGCCTCATCCACATCCAGTGTGCCTGTTCAAACGGTTAACGGTGCGGCCAGAGTTATCGCCGGTCTTGGGTCTGGTGCTATGTTTGCCCTTGCCTTGTTGCTATGA
- the YJU2 gene encoding mRNA splicing protein YJU2 (similar to Ashbya gossypii ABR024C), producing the protein MSERKVINKYYPPDYDPQKAEKQVRQLSKKLKTMRQDSVTIRLMTPFSIRCLKCSEYIPKFRKFNGKKEVLPEKYLETIKIYRLSIKCPRCNSMISFKTDPNRGDYTMEVGGVRNYTKENNNSQIKPDESTEETLERLLKEEEEQNLTEEQKGKDRLEHLEERLAKLQQEQADDEAIEALQKNNLLRMKRAAALDMLSEPSKVDEEQDNLDDLTAQAFRQYEDQEPKEPEKSLESSTKETKSPQTLIPTKIQVKKKHTSNSLGVVVKKRKTKKH; encoded by the coding sequence ATGTCAGAGAGGAAGGTTATCAACAAATACTACCCACCGGATTATGATCCGCAGAAGGCGGAGAAGCAGGTGCGACAGCTTTCCAAGAAGCTAAAAACGATGCGGCAAGACAGTGTTACCATCAGATTAATGACGCCTTTCAGCATACGATGTTTAAAATGTTCAGAGTACATTCCCAAGTTTAGAAAGTTCAATGGGAAGAAAGAGGTGCTTCCGGAAAAGTATTTGGAAACCATTAAAATATACCGGTTAAGCATCAAGTGTCCTCGCTGCAATAGTATGATTTCCTTTAAAACTGATCCCAACCGAGGTGACTACACCATGGAGGTTGGTGGTGTGCGTAACTATACCAAGGAGAATAATAACTCTCAAATTAAACCAGATGAGTCTACAGAAGAGACTCTAGAACGGTTGCtaaaggaagaagaagaacaaaacctcacagaagaacaaaaaggGAAGGACAGATTGGAGCACTTGGAAGAGCGCCTTGCAAAACTACAACAGGAACAGGCGGATGACGAGGCTATTGAGGCCTTGCAGAAAAACAACCTGCTGCGCATGAAAAGAGCAGCTGCTCTTGACATGCTCTCAGAACCTTCAAAAGTTGACGAAGAACAGGACAATCTCGATGACTTAACTGCACAAGCCTTCCGCCAATACGAAGACCAAGAGCCTAAAGAACCAGAAAAATCATTAGAATCATCCACTAAAGAAACGAAGTCGCCCCAAACTCTTATCCCCACGAAGATACAGGTTAAGAAAAAACACACATCAAACTCCCTAGGCGTTGTCGtcaagaaaaggaaaaccaaGAAGCATTAG
- a CDS encoding uncharacterized protein (similar to Ashbya gossypii ABR023C), translating into MSFDQSGTSLNSVFTMVPNTQKIQDSLQGFRLQSPQQQRPAQQVQQQQPENQRQQQYQHQQQAGNEICQCKNGMKIFERSVEDQCSDVWYSDTSDEDKSDIEEELDPLKEVEKHKHRKGRHNGAVNSCLDSKAGGGGLQGQGSGNMRKIGTSRTASCGTTSTNKKSQICSRCHRLKPVRSHSRSAFDLEELAINRPRTNSIMLQLSRQTTRQSFLDGNNTTTGSIVTHSANDGNPLDETMCRTRSRSSFTAIPTHVYSLEKYISTELDSATESFFDKDVKISDSSPTEVQSSIASPNFPSSSASISLSFASLSSNSNINDKLSPPPIFLDQRKRRKSHIEMSLSESFQ; encoded by the coding sequence ATGTCTTTTGATCAAAGTGGTACTTCTCTAAATAGCGTATTTACTATGGTTCCCAATACCCAGAAGATTCAGGACTCATTGCAAGGTTTTCGTCTGCAGTCACCACAGCAGCAACGTCCAGCACAACAAgtacaacagcaacaaccaGAAAACCAaagacagcagcagtatcaacaccaacaacaagCAGGAAATGAAATATGCCAATGTAAGAATGGGATGAAGATTTTTGAGCGATCTGTGGAGGACCAGTGTTCTGATGTGTGGTATTCGGATACCTCGGATGAGGATAAAAGCGacattgaagaagaattagatCCTCTAAAAGAGGTAGAGAAGCATAAACATCGAAAGGGGCGTCATAATGGGGCTGTTAACTCATGTTTAGATAGCAAAGCTGGTGGAGGAGGTTTACAGGGGCAAGGGAGTGGCAATATGAGGAAAATAGGGACTTCGCGTACTGCAAGTTGCGGCACCACAAGTACTAATAAGAAATCACAGATTTGTTCTCGGTGCCACCGCCTAAAGCCAGTAAGGTCACACTCGAGAAGCGCTTTTGATTTAGAGGAACTGGCGATCAATAGACCGAGGACGAACAGTATCATGCTACAACTATCCAGACAAACGACAAGGCAGAGCTTTTTGGATGGTAACAATACTACCACAGGCAGTATTGTTACTCATTCTGCAAACGACGGCAATCCTTTAGATGAAACTATGTGTAGAACTAGGTCACGTTCATCCTTCACCGCTATACCGACTCATGTCTACAGTCTAGAGAAATACATTAGTACTGAATTGGATTCAGCAACGGAATCCTTCTTTGACAAGGACGTCAAAATATCAGATTCTTCCCCAACAGAGGTTCAAAGTAGTATTGCATCTCCTAATTTTCCAAGTTCGTCCGCAAGCATATCTCTAAGTTTTGCAAGTTTGAGTTCTAACTCTAATATAAATGACAAGCTTTCTCCACCCCCCATCTTCCTGGATCAACGCAAAAGAAGGAAATCCCACATCGAAATGTCACTTTCTGAATCTTTCCAGTGA